In Anabrus simplex isolate iqAnaSimp1 chromosome 12, ASM4041472v1, whole genome shotgun sequence, a genomic segment contains:
- the LOC136884521 gene encoding uncharacterized protein isoform X2, producing the protein MQIILDVRSLVMLKTVVSPPSSGTYYIKFARKWKILLFVMKVQSTSSHSNSKQKDLNYILWLAGKLKLNMREIAEADQERIRLTAQVHKDSLNSCGLPHLSVADTRLVHDTQLLSSSLDRLKKDAELFHTHKYWRKKNHVFWKWMETVLVKKEESKKSIKIDGEQKQELIRFLNVLCRKLNLFLHSANTKTEDTNAASSEESTIQPVLEFQNKSSASYPGVPRFLRVQKKGKETTEVERWLQSSELLLQNLEKECRGRESEINCELDKIAEKMKHIIVLPKSRRSKSPRHPHVF; encoded by the exons ATGCAGATCATTTTAGATGTGCGAAGTTTAGTAATGCTGAAGACAGTTGT GTCACCACCGTCTTCTGGGACATACTATATAAAATTTGCAAGGAAGTGGAAAATTCTGTTATTTGTTATGAAG GTTCAGAGTACATCATCACACAGTAATTCAAAGCAGAAAGATCTCAACTACATTCTTTGGCTTGCAGGCAAGTTAAAACTTAACATGAGAGAGATCGCTGAGGCAGATCAAGAGCGTATCAGACTTACTGCTCAG GTACATAAGGATAGTCTCAACTCGTGTGGTTTGCCGCACCTCTCTGTGGCAGACACCAGGCTAGTGCACGACACTCAGTTACTGTCGTCTTCACTAGACAGGCTTAAGAAGGATGCTGAACTCTTCCACACTCACAAGTACTGGCGGAAAAAGAACCATGTCTTCTGGAAGTGGATG GAAACAGTGCTAGTTAAGAAGGAAGAGAGCAAAAAGTCGATAAAAATCGATGGTGAGCAGAAACAGGAACTGATACGGTTCCTGAACGTCCTGTGCAGGAAGCTAAATTTGTTCCTCCATAGTGCCAACACCAAGACTGAAGATACCAATGCAGCATCATCCGAGGAATCCACCATTCAGCCAGTATTGGAATTTCAAAACAAGTCCTCAGCTTCCTACCCCGGAGTACCAAGGTTCCTTCGGGTGCAGAAGAAAGGGAAGGAGACTACCGAGGTGGAGAGGTGGCTGCAGTCCTCGGAGCTGCTGTTGCAGAACCTAGAAAAGGAGTGTAGAGGTAGAGAAAGCGAAATTAATTGCGAGTTAGATAAAATAGCTGAGAAAATGAAACATATCATTGTTCTTCCAAAAAGCCGCCGCTCGAAGTCTCCCCGACATCCACACGTATTTTAG
- the LOC136884521 gene encoding tubulin epsilon and delta complex protein 1 isoform X1 yields the protein MSNQVTNKAVIELLCKYLKLLLDVNVDADHFRCAKFSNAEDSCVTTVFWDILYKICKEVENSVICYEDDVVTMVKLHFCFLKYESLEFYCLPVDMSNGSRELLLALGWLMATQDVLHKLTQKRTIESPLSMEFGSGMSDQVQSTSSHSNSKQKDLNYILWLAGKLKLNMREIAEADQERIRLTAQVHKDSLNSCGLPHLSVADTRLVHDTQLLSSSLDRLKKDAELFHTHKYWRKKNHVFWKWMETVLVKKEESKKSIKIDGEQKQELIRFLNVLCRKLNLFLHSANTKTEDTNAASSEESTIQPVLEFQNKSSASYPGVPRFLRVQKKGKETTEVERWLQSSELLLQNLEKECRGRESEINCELDKIAEKMKHIIVLPKSRRSKSPRHPHVF from the exons ATGTCAAACCAAGTAACAAACAAGGCTGTTATTGAATTATTATGTAAATATCTAAAACTGTTGTTGGACGTAAACGTCGATGCAGATCATTTTAGATGTGCGAAGTTTAGTAATGCTGAAGACAGTTGT GTCACCACCGTCTTCTGGGACATACTATATAAAATTTGCAAGGAAGTGGAAAATTCTGTTATTTGTTATGAAG ATGACGTGGTCACCATGGTAAAGCTCCACTTCTGTTTCCTCAAGTACGAGAGTCTCGAGTTTTACTGTTTACCTGTTGATATGTCGAATGGCAGCAGGGAACTCCTCCTTGCTCTTGGATGGTTGATGGCTACACAGGATGTTTTACACAAACTAACACAAAAAAGAACAATAGAATCTCCTCTTAGTATGGAATTTGGATCGGGAATGTCTGATCAG GTTCAGAGTACATCATCACACAGTAATTCAAAGCAGAAAGATCTCAACTACATTCTTTGGCTTGCAGGCAAGTTAAAACTTAACATGAGAGAGATCGCTGAGGCAGATCAAGAGCGTATCAGACTTACTGCTCAG GTACATAAGGATAGTCTCAACTCGTGTGGTTTGCCGCACCTCTCTGTGGCAGACACCAGGCTAGTGCACGACACTCAGTTACTGTCGTCTTCACTAGACAGGCTTAAGAAGGATGCTGAACTCTTCCACACTCACAAGTACTGGCGGAAAAAGAACCATGTCTTCTGGAAGTGGATG GAAACAGTGCTAGTTAAGAAGGAAGAGAGCAAAAAGTCGATAAAAATCGATGGTGAGCAGAAACAGGAACTGATACGGTTCCTGAACGTCCTGTGCAGGAAGCTAAATTTGTTCCTCCATAGTGCCAACACCAAGACTGAAGATACCAATGCAGCATCATCCGAGGAATCCACCATTCAGCCAGTATTGGAATTTCAAAACAAGTCCTCAGCTTCCTACCCCGGAGTACCAAGGTTCCTTCGGGTGCAGAAGAAAGGGAAGGAGACTACCGAGGTGGAGAGGTGGCTGCAGTCCTCGGAGCTGCTGTTGCAGAACCTAGAAAAGGAGTGTAGAGGTAGAGAAAGCGAAATTAATTGCGAGTTAGATAAAATAGCTGAGAAAATGAAACATATCATTGTTCTTCCAAAAAGCCGCCGCTCGAAGTCTCCCCGACATCCACACGTATTTTAG
- the LOC136884521 gene encoding tubulin epsilon and delta complex protein 1 isoform X4 has product MSNQVTNKAVIELLCKYLKLLLDVNVDADHFRCAKFSNAEDSCVTTVFWDILYKICKEVENSVICYEDDVVTMVKLHFCFLKYESLEFYCLPVDMSNGSRELLLALGWLMATQDVLHKLTQKRTIESPLSMEFGSGMSDQVQSTSSHSNSKQKDLNYILWLAGKLKLNMREIAEADQERIRLTAQVHKDSLNSCGLPHLSVADTRLVHDTQLLSSSLDRLKKDAELFHTHKYWRKKNHVFWKWMVCGNPGHDDLVWGKTSW; this is encoded by the exons ATGTCAAACCAAGTAACAAACAAGGCTGTTATTGAATTATTATGTAAATATCTAAAACTGTTGTTGGACGTAAACGTCGATGCAGATCATTTTAGATGTGCGAAGTTTAGTAATGCTGAAGACAGTTGT GTCACCACCGTCTTCTGGGACATACTATATAAAATTTGCAAGGAAGTGGAAAATTCTGTTATTTGTTATGAAG ATGACGTGGTCACCATGGTAAAGCTCCACTTCTGTTTCCTCAAGTACGAGAGTCTCGAGTTTTACTGTTTACCTGTTGATATGTCGAATGGCAGCAGGGAACTCCTCCTTGCTCTTGGATGGTTGATGGCTACACAGGATGTTTTACACAAACTAACACAAAAAAGAACAATAGAATCTCCTCTTAGTATGGAATTTGGATCGGGAATGTCTGATCAG GTTCAGAGTACATCATCACACAGTAATTCAAAGCAGAAAGATCTCAACTACATTCTTTGGCTTGCAGGCAAGTTAAAACTTAACATGAGAGAGATCGCTGAGGCAGATCAAGAGCGTATCAGACTTACTGCTCAG GTACATAAGGATAGTCTCAACTCGTGTGGTTTGCCGCACCTCTCTGTGGCAGACACCAGGCTAGTGCACGACACTCAGTTACTGTCGTCTTCACTAGACAGGCTTAAGAAGGATGCTGAACTCTTCCACACTCACAAGTACTGGCGGAAAAAGAACCATGTCTTCTGGAAGTGGATG GTATGTGGCAACCCTGGTCATGATGACCTTGTATGGGGTAAGACTAGTTGGTGA
- the LOC136884521 gene encoding tubulin epsilon and delta complex protein 1 isoform X5, with protein sequence MSNQVTNKAVIELLCKYLKLLLDVNVDADHFRCAKFSNAEDSCVTTVFWDILYKICKEVENSVICYEDDVVTMVKLHFCFLKYESLEFYCLPVDMSNGSRELLLALGWLMATQDVLHKLTQKRTIESPLSMEFGSGMSDQVQSTSSHSNSKQKDLNYILWLAGKLKLNMREIAEADQERIRLTAQVHKDSLNSCGLPHLSVADTRLVHDTQLLSSSLDRLKKDAELFHTHKYWRKKNHVFWKWMTEDLSRWPFNES encoded by the exons ATGTCAAACCAAGTAACAAACAAGGCTGTTATTGAATTATTATGTAAATATCTAAAACTGTTGTTGGACGTAAACGTCGATGCAGATCATTTTAGATGTGCGAAGTTTAGTAATGCTGAAGACAGTTGT GTCACCACCGTCTTCTGGGACATACTATATAAAATTTGCAAGGAAGTGGAAAATTCTGTTATTTGTTATGAAG ATGACGTGGTCACCATGGTAAAGCTCCACTTCTGTTTCCTCAAGTACGAGAGTCTCGAGTTTTACTGTTTACCTGTTGATATGTCGAATGGCAGCAGGGAACTCCTCCTTGCTCTTGGATGGTTGATGGCTACACAGGATGTTTTACACAAACTAACACAAAAAAGAACAATAGAATCTCCTCTTAGTATGGAATTTGGATCGGGAATGTCTGATCAG GTTCAGAGTACATCATCACACAGTAATTCAAAGCAGAAAGATCTCAACTACATTCTTTGGCTTGCAGGCAAGTTAAAACTTAACATGAGAGAGATCGCTGAGGCAGATCAAGAGCGTATCAGACTTACTGCTCAG GTACATAAGGATAGTCTCAACTCGTGTGGTTTGCCGCACCTCTCTGTGGCAGACACCAGGCTAGTGCACGACACTCAGTTACTGTCGTCTTCACTAGACAGGCTTAAGAAGGATGCTGAACTCTTCCACACTCACAAGTACTGGCGGAAAAAGAACCATGTCTTCTGGAAGTGGATG